The sequence AGGGTGGCCTAACTGTTGGTGCCGGTGTCGTCACCAAGATCATTGAGTAGGTAAACTATGGCTGGCAAGAAAGGTGTTCGTCACGTTGTTACAATGGCTTGCACAGATTGCAAGGAACGTAACTATATGACGGAAAAAAATCGTCGTAATGACTCCGGTCGCTTGGAGTTAAGCAAATACTGTCGCCGTTGCCGCAAACACACGCCGCATCGCGAAGTGAGATAGTAGTGTAGTTGGGTAGTTGAATAGTCAAGTAGTTTTCTGTTGAATTACAAAACTATCAAACTACCCAACTATTGAACTAACACAGGCGAGTAGCTCAATTAGGTAGAGCAACGGTCTCCAAAACCGTAGGTTGTGGGTTCGATTCCTGCCTCGCCTGCCTGAGAAATCACGCCGTCCCAATTGCGAGACGGCGTTTTCGCCGGAAAAGGAGAATTGTGTGGCTAACAAGAAGAAACCAGCACGTAAAAACGCAATCACACGTTTTTACCGCGAAACAGTTGGCGAACTGCGTAAAGTAACCTGGCCCACTCGTCAGGAAGCAATCAATCTGACCATTGTAGTGCTCTTCGTAACATTTGGAATGAGCGCATTTTTGGGTCTATTAGATTATTTGTTCTCCCGCCTTTTTGTTGTAATTCTCGGTTTATAATCACCAGAAATGAGTGCCATGCCTGAAAACGACCAGGAAAACCAGATTATCGAAGAAACAGAGGTAGATGAAGTCGCTGCCGACGTTGTGGCTGATCTTCCTGTTGAAGAGTCGCAGCCAGAACCTGCTTCCCCTAAATATGAGGGCGAAGATGAGGAAGGCCGCGCCTGGTATGTTGTGCATTGCTACTCCGGTTATGAAAACAAAGTCCACCACAACCTGCTGCAACGTATCGAATCGATGGGAATGCAGGACCGCATATTTGATGTGGTAGTACCAACCGAAGAAGAAATTGAAGTCAAAGAAGGCAAACGCCGTACCGTTGAACGCCGCGTATTCCCCGGCTATATCCTGGTCAATTTAGCGTTGACCGAGGAATCATGGTATGTTGTGCGGAATACCCCTGGGGTGACCGGCTTTGTTGGCATGGGGAATACTCCCATACCGCTGCGTCCGGAAGAAGTGGCGCACATCGTCAAGCGCATGGAAGCCGATGCCCCGCGCATCAAGGTGACCTTCCGCATTGGTGAGCGTGTGCGGATTGTTGAAGGCCCCTTCAAAGATTTCCACGGTGCAGTTGCCGAGTTGGATATGGAACGCGCCAAAGTGCGCGTGATGGTGAATTTCTTTGGCCGCGAAACACCGGTCGAATTAGATTTCTTGCAAGTAGAAAAAATGTAAAAGAAAGTTCAAGTAAAACCCTCGTGGGAGGATAGAAAACATCCGCTAACACCACCAAGGAGAAAAACATGGCAAAAAAATTAAAAGCAGTTGTAAAACTTCAAATTCACGCCGGAAAAGCGAACCCTGCGCCCCCGATTGGGCCTGCGTTGGCTTCGCATGGCATCAACCTGATGCAATTTTGCAAAGAGTATAACGCCCGTACACAGAACCGCATGGGCGAAATTATTCCCGCAGAAATCAGCATTTTTTCCGATGCTTCTTTCAAATTTGTACTCAAAAGCCCTCCGGCGGCATCTTTGCTGATTAAAGCAGCCGGGATCCCGAAAGGCTCTGGCGTACCGAATCGTGAAAAGGTTGGTCAGGTTACCCGCGCCCAGGTGCGTGAGATCGCCGAAATCAAAATGCAAGACCTGAATGCGATCAACATTGAAGGCGCCATGCGCCAGATTGAAGGCACTGCCCGCAATATGGGCATTTTGGTAGTAGAGTAGCTCTCGTGGGAGGATGTTTGCATCCGCTTGCACCACAAAGGAGTCATCATGGCTAAACATGGTAAAAAATTTAATGCTGCATTTGAACAATTAGATCGTAACACGAACTACGATCCGGCCGAAGCGATCAAGCTTGCAAAGGAAATTGCTTATGCCAAGTTTGATGAAACAGTCGAATTACACATCCGTCTTGGCGTTGACCCCCGTCACGCCGATCAGCAGGTTCGTGATGTTGTTGTACTCCCTCATGGGTTGGGTAAAACGATCCGTGTGCTGGTTTTTGCGCAGGGCGAAGACGCTACCATAGCACGCGAAGCCGGAGCTGATACAGTTGCAGATGATGAAGAAACCCTCAAGAAAATTCAAGATGGCTGGACCGAGTTTGATGTAGCCATTGCTACACCCGCGATGATGGGCAAAGTAGGCCGCCTGGGGCGAGTGCTTGGCCCTCGGGGGCTAATGCCCAGCCCCAAAGCAGGTACGGTTGTCCCCGGGGAGGACCTCCCCGGCGTAATTAACGAAGCCAAAGCCGGTCGTGTAGAATTCCGTGTGGATAAAACCGCAAATCTTCATGTACCGATTGGTAAAATTTCCTTTGAAGAAGATCAATTGAGAGACAATATGGCTGTACTGGTGCAGGCTGTTATGAAAGCCCGACCGGCGGCTACCAAAGGTGCCTACGTCCGTCGTATTACCCTGAGTTCTACAATGGGCCCTGGCATCCGCGTAGATGTGAACAAGGCCCGCCTGATGGAAGTGGACGCCTAGTTTATTAATTTTCATACTTTGCCAGAGACAGCAGGTGCCATGTGGCTTAATTCCCTGCCGAGGTGAGACTTTCCCTGTATTGGGTTCCCTTTTTTGGGTATAGAGTCTTTACCTCGCGATGAGGTAAAGACTTTTATTTTCTCGAACTAACCGAGAGTAAGGGTGTGCGCAGGGGCACGCCCCTGCGCACACCCTTACTCTCGGAATTTCTTCTGCAAAGGCTTTTGCCTGAGCAGATACAAGACTTGTAAGAAAGGAGGACGTTTCTTTGGCTATTTCAAAGCAGAAAAAACAAGAAATAATTGCTCAGTATGCCGATTGGATAGGGCGCAGCGGTGCTCTGGTGTTGACGAAATATATTGGTCTTACAGTGAGTGATCTCGACAAACTGCGTGCCGATATACGCGAAGCTGGTGGTGAATTTCATATTGTGAAAAACACCCTGGCAAAAATCGCGCTCGAACAAGCGGGTATGGAAATCAAGGAAGAAGATTTCCAGGGCGATACAGCCGTTGGATTTGCATTTCAAGATTCGCCAGGCCTGGCAAAAGCAATTGTTGACTTTGCCGACGAATCTGATTTTGTTGAAATCAAAATGGGCTATCTCAATGGTCAGTTGGTTTCACCGGCTGAAATTATTGCTCTTGCGAAAGTGCCGCCACTGCCTGTGGTACGCGCTCAACTGTTGGGTACTTTGTCGGCTCCGGCATCCAAGCTCGCTCGTATTTTGGCCGAACCTGGACGTCAGATCGCTGGCGTGCTGAAAGCATATTCAGAAAAAGGCGCAGCCCCCGAAGCTGCCTGAAACTGGATCATAAATAATAGAGTTTTGTCGCTGACAGACTCTCAACTTGTAAATAAATAATAGGATTGTAAGGAGTTTTAAAATGGCTGATTTGAAAAAAATCATGGAAGAACTGAGCGAACTAACTGTTCTCGAAGCTGCTGAACTGGTGAAGATGCTCGAAGAAGAATGGGGCGTTTCCGCCGCTGCGCCTGTTGCTATGGCCGCTGTTGGTGCTGCTGTCGCTGCTGAAGAAGTTGAAGAGAAAACCGAATTCGATGTAGTTCTCAAAGACGCTGGCCCCAAGAAAATTCAGGTTATCAAAGTGATCCGCCAGATCACCAGCCTTGGTCTTTCCGACTCGAAAGAGCTTGCTGAAACCGCCGATGCCAAAATTATGGAAGCTGTCAGCAAAGAAGCTGCTGAAGATGCCAAGGCTAAAATTGAAGAAGCCGGTGGCGTTGTTGAGCTTGCATAATCAGGTTGTTGTTCCTGGACACCCTTAGGCCGCCAATTTTGGCGGCCTTTTTTCTTTTTTGTGCCTGTGGTATATTTCGATAAAGACCCACATGACCGGAGGATGCAATGACCGCTCGCATTTTAGTAATC comes from Chloroflexota bacterium and encodes:
- a CDS encoding 50S ribosomal protein L1 — encoded protein: MAKHGKKFNAAFEQLDRNTNYDPAEAIKLAKEIAYAKFDETVELHIRLGVDPRHADQQVRDVVVLPHGLGKTIRVLVFAQGEDATIAREAGADTVADDEETLKKIQDGWTEFDVAIATPAMMGKVGRLGRVLGPRGLMPSPKAGTVVPGEDLPGVINEAKAGRVEFRVDKTANLHVPIGKISFEEDQLRDNMAVLVQAVMKARPAATKGAYVRRITLSSTMGPGIRVDVNKARLMEVDA
- the nusG gene encoding transcription termination/antitermination protein NusG, translating into MPENDQENQIIEETEVDEVAADVVADLPVEESQPEPASPKYEGEDEEGRAWYVVHCYSGYENKVHHNLLQRIESMGMQDRIFDVVVPTEEEIEVKEGKRRTVERRVFPGYILVNLALTEESWYVVRNTPGVTGFVGMGNTPIPLRPEEVAHIVKRMEADAPRIKVTFRIGERVRIVEGPFKDFHGAVAELDMERAKVRVMVNFFGRETPVELDFLQVEKM
- the rpmG gene encoding 50S ribosomal protein L33, with the protein product MAGKKGVRHVVTMACTDCKERNYMTEKNRRNDSGRLELSKYCRRCRKHTPHREVR
- the secE gene encoding preprotein translocase subunit SecE translates to MWVRFLPRLPEKSRRPNCETAFSPEKENCVANKKKPARKNAITRFYRETVGELRKVTWPTRQEAINLTIVVLFVTFGMSAFLGLLDYLFSRLFVVILGL
- a CDS encoding 50S ribosomal protein L10; translated protein: MAISKQKKQEIIAQYADWIGRSGALVLTKYIGLTVSDLDKLRADIREAGGEFHIVKNTLAKIALEQAGMEIKEEDFQGDTAVGFAFQDSPGLAKAIVDFADESDFVEIKMGYLNGQLVSPAEIIALAKVPPLPVVRAQLLGTLSAPASKLARILAEPGRQIAGVLKAYSEKGAAPEAA
- the rplK gene encoding 50S ribosomal protein L11 encodes the protein MAKKLKAVVKLQIHAGKANPAPPIGPALASHGINLMQFCKEYNARTQNRMGEIIPAEISIFSDASFKFVLKSPPAASLLIKAAGIPKGSGVPNREKVGQVTRAQVREIAEIKMQDLNAINIEGAMRQIEGTARNMGILVVE
- the rplL gene encoding 50S ribosomal protein L7/L12 — protein: MADLKKIMEELSELTVLEAAELVKMLEEEWGVSAAAPVAMAAVGAAVAAEEVEEKTEFDVVLKDAGPKKIQVIKVIRQITSLGLSDSKELAETADAKIMEAVSKEAAEDAKAKIEEAGGVVELA